A part of Amycolatopsis lurida genomic DNA contains:
- a CDS encoding chitinase C-terminal domain-containing protein, producing the protein MPRRTRKLLPLLASLITLAGLMIVVVTPSTSSAAGHEDCRPDGLYRTPGVETPYCTVYDTAGRESLGEGHSRRVIGYFTSWRTGKNGAPAYLVNNIPWSKVTHLNYAFAHVDAQNKVSVGAPSATNESIGMEWPGVPGAEMDPSLPYKGHFNLLTKYKKQHPNVKSLISIGGWAETGGFLNPDGTRNASGGFYKMTQTQAGIDVFADSVVEFLRAYGFNGADIDYEYATSANYAGNPDDYWIAQANRGTLWAGYENLMRTLREKLDRAGAADGKHYLLTAAVPASGWLLRGQEVYGVTRYLDYANMMSYDLHGAWNQFVGPNAALYDSGNDAELAHWQVYTTPQYDGQGYLNTDWAYHYFRGAMQAGRINIGVGFYTRGWQGVSGGTNGLWGKAPLPDQKQCPPGTGSHVGSTVPCGNGAIGIDNLWHDLGLAGGEVPAGANPMWHAKNLENEVTPDYLEAYGLTPKTDPTDRISGSYNRHYDNTMVTPWLWNNDKKVFLSTEDEASLATKAKYVADKGIGGIMIWELAGDYAFDEAKGQYFMGDTLITKINDGLRGAAPYGNAKSPRPAPSSVLNANVNLTGFALGDANYPITPRMRITNNSTTTIPGGTKIEFDYGTSAPGSMSDQSGFGLTVTSKGHSGPNVGGMKGDFQHVAVTVPTWQNIAPGATVEIRLNYYMPIAAPSNFTFTFGGTTYAIASDHPRGGGAPPTTTTTTGTTTGTTTTTSPTTTRTTTTTPTTTTSVPSDAWKPNVDYATGARVTHNGAAYVCRQGHRSLPGWEPPNVPALWTPA; encoded by the coding sequence GTGCCAAGGAGAACCAGGAAACTACTCCCCCTGCTGGCGTCGCTCATCACGCTGGCCGGACTCATGATCGTCGTCGTCACCCCGTCCACGTCGAGCGCGGCGGGCCATGAGGACTGCCGTCCCGACGGGCTGTACCGGACACCCGGCGTCGAGACCCCCTACTGCACCGTCTACGACACCGCGGGCCGCGAATCCCTGGGAGAAGGGCATTCCCGCCGTGTGATCGGCTACTTCACCAGCTGGCGCACCGGGAAGAACGGCGCACCGGCCTATCTGGTCAACAACATCCCGTGGTCGAAGGTCACCCACCTCAACTACGCGTTCGCACATGTGGACGCGCAGAACAAGGTGTCGGTCGGCGCGCCGAGCGCGACCAACGAGTCCATCGGCATGGAATGGCCGGGCGTGCCCGGCGCCGAGATGGATCCGTCGTTGCCCTACAAGGGACACTTCAACCTGCTGACCAAGTACAAGAAGCAGCACCCGAACGTGAAGTCGCTGATCTCGATCGGCGGCTGGGCCGAGACCGGCGGCTTCCTGAACCCCGACGGCACCCGCAACGCCTCCGGCGGGTTCTACAAGATGACGCAGACCCAAGCCGGTATCGACGTCTTCGCGGATTCCGTCGTGGAATTCCTGCGCGCCTACGGTTTCAACGGCGCGGACATCGACTACGAATACGCGACGTCGGCGAACTACGCCGGCAACCCGGACGACTACTGGATCGCGCAGGCCAATCGCGGCACCCTCTGGGCGGGCTACGAGAACCTGATGCGCACGCTGCGCGAGAAGCTCGACCGGGCGGGAGCCGCCGACGGCAAGCACTACCTGCTGACCGCCGCCGTGCCGGCGTCCGGCTGGTTGCTGCGCGGCCAGGAGGTCTACGGCGTCACGCGCTATCTCGACTACGCCAACATGATGAGCTACGACCTGCACGGCGCGTGGAACCAGTTCGTCGGGCCGAACGCCGCGCTCTACGACTCCGGCAACGACGCGGAACTCGCGCACTGGCAGGTGTACACGACACCGCAGTACGACGGGCAGGGCTATCTCAACACCGACTGGGCCTATCACTACTTCCGCGGCGCCATGCAGGCAGGCCGGATCAACATCGGCGTCGGGTTCTACACCCGCGGCTGGCAAGGCGTGTCCGGCGGGACGAACGGGTTGTGGGGCAAGGCTCCGCTACCGGACCAGAAACAGTGTCCACCGGGGACCGGATCCCATGTCGGTTCGACGGTGCCGTGCGGCAACGGCGCGATCGGCATCGACAACCTCTGGCACGATCTCGGCCTGGCGGGCGGCGAGGTCCCCGCGGGCGCGAACCCCATGTGGCACGCGAAGAACCTCGAGAACGAGGTCACGCCGGACTACCTGGAGGCGTACGGGCTGACGCCGAAGACCGACCCGACGGACCGGATCTCGGGCTCCTACAACCGGCATTACGACAACACGATGGTGACGCCGTGGCTGTGGAACAACGACAAGAAGGTGTTCCTGTCCACTGAGGACGAAGCCTCGCTCGCCACAAAGGCCAAGTACGTGGCCGACAAGGGCATCGGCGGGATCATGATCTGGGAACTGGCCGGCGACTACGCCTTCGACGAAGCCAAGGGCCAGTACTTCATGGGCGACACGCTGATCACGAAGATCAACGACGGCCTGCGCGGCGCCGCCCCGTACGGCAACGCCAAGTCGCCGCGTCCCGCCCCGTCGTCGGTGCTGAACGCGAACGTCAACCTGACCGGCTTCGCGCTGGGCGACGCGAACTACCCGATCACCCCGCGGATGCGCATCACCAACAATTCGACCACCACCATCCCCGGTGGAACGAAGATCGAGTTCGACTACGGCACCAGCGCACCCGGCAGCATGTCCGACCAGTCCGGCTTCGGCCTGACGGTCACGAGCAAGGGCCACAGCGGGCCCAACGTCGGCGGGATGAAGGGAGACTTCCAGCATGTCGCGGTGACCGTGCCGACCTGGCAGAACATCGCGCCGGGCGCCACCGTCGAGATCCGGCTGAACTACTACATGCCGATCGCGGCGCCGTCGAACTTCACGTTCACCTTCGGCGGGACGACCTACGCGATCGCGTCGGATCACCCGCGTGGCGGTGGTGCTCCGCCGACGACCACCACGACCACGGGAACGACGACGGGTACGACCACCACGACCAGTCCGACCACGACGCGGACGACCACCACCACGCCGACGACGACCACGTCGGTACCGTCCGACGCCTGGAAGCCGAACGTCGATTACGCCACCGGCGCCCGGGTGACCCACAACGGCGCGGCGTACGTGTGCCGTCAGGGCCACCGGTCCCTGCCCGGCTGGGAGCCGCCGAACGTGCCTGCCCTCTGGACTCCCGCCTGA
- a CDS encoding 1,2-dihydroxy-3-keto-5-methylthiopentene dioxygenase has translation MTLLTVWPDDRPGEIALRTEDPAVITGELGRLGVRFERWDLVPDLPREVTPEQVLAAYEEPIGKVSAAEGYTFVDAVRMTPSDEPGWAADAAEARQKFLAEHTHDDDEDRFFARGSGVFYLHVGGKVYAVLCEAGDLLSVPANTTHWFDMGTRPDYVSIRFFHDDGGWVGNFTGATLAGDFPDFDTLTAGRY, from the coding sequence ATGACCCTGCTGACCGTGTGGCCGGACGACCGGCCCGGCGAGATCGCGCTCAGGACCGAGGACCCGGCCGTGATCACCGGGGAACTCGGGCGGCTCGGCGTCCGGTTCGAACGCTGGGACCTCGTCCCGGATCTGCCGCGCGAAGTGACGCCTGAGCAGGTGCTGGCCGCCTACGAGGAACCGATCGGCAAGGTCTCGGCGGCCGAGGGCTACACCTTCGTGGACGCCGTCCGGATGACCCCGTCGGACGAGCCCGGCTGGGCGGCCGACGCCGCCGAAGCGCGGCAGAAGTTCCTCGCCGAGCACACCCACGACGATGACGAAGACCGCTTCTTCGCGCGGGGGTCCGGCGTGTTCTACCTGCACGTCGGGGGCAAGGTGTACGCGGTGCTGTGCGAGGCGGGAGACCTGCTGAGCGTGCCCGCGAACACCACGCACTGGTTCGACATGGGCACGCGGCCCGACTACGTGTCCATCCGGTTCTTCCACGACGACGGCGGGTGGGTCGGCAACTTCACCGGCGCGACGCTGGCGGGGGATTTCCCGGACTTCGACACGTTGACCGCCGGGCGCTACTGA
- the mtnB gene encoding methylthioribulose 1-phosphate dehydratase has translation MSLLELAGRALAEESARFAGMGWMRGTSGNLSVVLGRDPLRVAVTVSGRDKGELTSDDVVVVGEDGLAVADQPHPEKVPSAEAGLHARIAAVSGAGAVIHVHALAPVVAAEHWPDGVELRDLEMLKGFGRAAHDDLVTVPVIANGQDMRVLGDAFEAGFRADTPAVIVARHGIYVWGDDLRHARHRLECLEWLLRFRVETRLVGGERGVR, from the coding sequence ATGAGTCTTCTGGAACTCGCCGGACGCGCGCTGGCGGAGGAGTCCGCCCGGTTCGCCGGGATGGGCTGGATGCGGGGCACGTCGGGCAACCTTTCGGTGGTGCTCGGGCGCGATCCGCTGCGGGTCGCCGTCACCGTCAGCGGCCGGGACAAGGGCGAGCTGACCAGCGACGACGTCGTGGTGGTCGGCGAAGACGGGCTGGCCGTCGCCGACCAGCCGCATCCGGAGAAGGTGCCGTCGGCGGAGGCCGGGCTGCACGCCCGGATCGCGGCGGTGTCGGGTGCGGGCGCGGTGATCCACGTGCACGCGCTCGCGCCGGTGGTCGCCGCCGAGCATTGGCCGGACGGCGTCGAACTGCGGGACCTGGAGATGCTCAAGGGCTTCGGCCGCGCCGCGCACGACGACCTGGTGACCGTCCCGGTGATCGCCAACGGGCAGGACATGCGTGTCCTCGGTGACGCGTTCGAGGCGGGGTTCCGGGCCGACACGCCGGCGGTGATCGTCGCGCGGCATGGGATCTACGTCTGGGGCGATGACCTGCGCCACGCGCGCCATCGCCTGGAATGTTTGGAGTGGTTGCTCCGGTTCCGGGTAGAGACAAGACTTGTCGGTGGAGAAAGGGGAGTGCGATGA
- the mtnC gene encoding acireductone synthase, whose product MTATLTARWVVLDIEGTLTATSYVHVTLYDYARPRLGPWIDEHADDLEVAGAVAEIKELGGLAADVSTVDVVRVLHGWMDADQKIAPLKTLQGLIWQRGYAEGDLTTEFFGDVAPALRSWHESGLRLAVFSSGSVAGQIASFSRTTDGDVTGLFEKHFDTVNAGPKREAPSYRAIASALEAEPGDIVFFSDVPAELDGAAADGWQTVGLAREGEPFGDADFGTHRTIRTFDEVKVVRR is encoded by the coding sequence GTGACCGCAACGCTGACCGCCCGATGGGTGGTCCTCGACATCGAGGGCACGCTGACGGCCACCAGCTACGTGCACGTGACCCTCTACGACTACGCGCGCCCGCGGCTGGGTCCGTGGATCGACGAGCACGCCGACGACCTCGAAGTAGCCGGCGCTGTCGCCGAGATCAAGGAACTCGGCGGGCTCGCGGCGGACGTGTCCACAGTGGACGTCGTGCGGGTGCTGCACGGCTGGATGGACGCCGACCAGAAGATCGCGCCGCTGAAGACGTTGCAGGGGCTCATCTGGCAGCGCGGGTACGCCGAGGGTGACCTGACGACGGAGTTCTTCGGCGACGTCGCCCCGGCTCTGCGGTCGTGGCACGAGTCCGGGCTGCGGCTCGCGGTGTTCTCCTCCGGATCGGTCGCCGGGCAGATCGCGTCGTTCTCGCGGACCACCGACGGTGACGTCACCGGCCTGTTCGAGAAGCATTTCGACACCGTCAACGCCGGGCCGAAGCGCGAGGCGCCGTCGTACCGCGCGATCGCCTCCGCGCTGGAAGCCGAACCGGGTGACATCGTGTTCTTCTCCGACGTCCCGGCCGAACTCGACGGGGCCGCCGCCGACGGCTGGCAGACCGTCGGCCTCGCCCGCGAGGGGGAGCCGTTCGGCGACGCCGATTTCGGGACGCATCGGACCATCCGGACATTCGACGAGGTGAAGGTCGTCCGTCGATGA
- a CDS encoding s-methyl-5-thioribose-1-phosphate isomerase produces MTLPILAESVRLDDDGVHILDRRVFPFKREWVLCRTSEEVAVAIEEMVTQSSGPYFAALGAMVLAAREASGFADPRAYLERAGERIVATRKTNNHLRKAVAAVLSEVDTSADALVEAASRGAQAGDELYRSRSRALGEHAAALVPGGATVLTHCWADLYLVEFVLAARRQGKEFSFLCTETRPYLQGARLTAETLAEMGADTRLITDGMGAAVLSSGEVGALVTAADRVTMDGHVVNKIGTLGLAVAAKAFGVPFHAMVQAPDQAAPTGADVPIEYRDGDEVLSALGHRVASERVRGHYPAFDVTPPRFVTAVVTDRGAFEPGRLREYYAEGEANQ; encoded by the coding sequence ATGACGCTGCCGATCCTCGCCGAAAGCGTCCGCCTCGACGACGACGGCGTGCACATCCTCGACCGCCGGGTCTTCCCGTTCAAGCGGGAATGGGTGCTCTGCCGGACTTCGGAAGAGGTCGCGGTGGCCATCGAAGAGATGGTCACGCAGTCTTCCGGGCCGTACTTCGCCGCGTTGGGTGCGATGGTGCTCGCCGCCCGCGAGGCGTCCGGGTTCGCCGACCCTCGGGCGTACCTGGAGCGGGCGGGGGAGCGGATCGTCGCGACCCGCAAGACCAACAACCACCTGCGCAAGGCCGTCGCCGCCGTACTGTCCGAAGTGGACACATCGGCCGATGCCCTCGTCGAAGCCGCGTCGAGGGGTGCGCAAGCAGGTGACGAATTGTATCGGTCACGCAGCCGGGCGCTCGGCGAGCACGCGGCCGCGCTGGTGCCGGGCGGGGCGACGGTGCTGACGCATTGCTGGGCGGACCTGTACCTGGTCGAATTCGTGCTCGCCGCGCGGCGGCAGGGCAAAGAGTTCTCCTTCCTGTGCACGGAAACCCGGCCGTATCTGCAGGGCGCGCGGCTGACCGCCGAGACGCTCGCCGAGATGGGCGCCGACACCCGGCTGATCACCGACGGGATGGGTGCCGCGGTGCTGTCCTCGGGCGAGGTCGGCGCGCTGGTGACCGCGGCCGACCGGGTCACGATGGACGGCCACGTCGTCAACAAGATCGGCACCCTGGGGCTCGCGGTGGCGGCGAAGGCGTTCGGCGTGCCGTTTCACGCGATGGTCCAGGCACCCGATCAGGCGGCACCGACCGGCGCCGACGTGCCGATCGAATACCGCGACGGCGACGAGGTGCTGAGCGCGCTCGGCCACCGCGTCGCGAGCGAACGCGTCCGTGGGCACTATCCGGCCTTCGACGTGACACCACCGCGGTTCGTGACCGCGGTGGTGACCGACCGCGGGGCCTTCGAGCCCGGACGGCTCCGCGAGTACTACGCAGAAGGGGAAGCGAACCAGTGA
- a CDS encoding acyl-CoA dehydrogenase family protein produces MTEVWRKAALELASTLAADAAERDLAGRLPAHEVGLLRESGLLPLLDTAGWAAANEATRIVSAADASVGHLLGYHYLQLWRTGLFGPRAASEPGWFWAGVSNPLDAALLLTPADGGFTVEGTKTFATGAAVADRLVVSATRTDNGEKLTLVVDARADGITFPGEWDNIGQRLTASGAVRFEAVRVAEDDVLGAQPEDQSDPKVPRISLAAIGFQLMLAQVYVGLAFGALDAAAVYTRESARPWTLSDVDKAAQDPYILAGYGELVATARAAGFAVDAAVSALGEADERGFDLTPAERAEAAIAISSAKIVASRAAVETTSKVFEFTGARATATKYGFDRFWRNARTLTLHDPVTYKAREVGDHFLNGIPPCLSGYS; encoded by the coding sequence ATGACCGAAGTGTGGCGAAAAGCGGCGCTCGAGTTGGCGAGCACTCTGGCGGCGGACGCGGCCGAGCGGGACCTCGCCGGACGTCTCCCGGCGCACGAAGTCGGCTTGCTGCGCGAGTCCGGGCTTCTGCCCTTGCTCGACACCGCCGGCTGGGCGGCCGCGAACGAGGCCACCCGGATCGTCTCCGCCGCGGACGCGTCGGTCGGCCATCTGCTCGGTTACCACTACCTGCAGCTGTGGCGTACCGGTCTGTTCGGGCCGCGCGCGGCGAGTGAACCGGGCTGGTTCTGGGCGGGCGTGAGCAACCCGCTCGACGCCGCCCTGCTCCTGACCCCGGCCGACGGTGGCTTCACCGTCGAGGGCACCAAGACCTTCGCCACCGGCGCGGCCGTCGCCGACCGCCTGGTGGTCAGCGCGACGAGGACCGACAACGGCGAGAAGCTGACCCTCGTCGTCGACGCGCGGGCCGACGGGATCACCTTCCCCGGTGAGTGGGACAACATCGGCCAGCGGCTCACCGCGAGCGGCGCGGTGCGGTTCGAGGCCGTCCGCGTCGCCGAGGACGACGTGCTCGGTGCCCAGCCGGAGGACCAGTCGGATCCGAAGGTGCCCCGCATCTCCCTGGCCGCGATCGGTTTCCAGCTCATGCTCGCGCAGGTGTACGTCGGCCTCGCGTTCGGCGCGCTCGACGCGGCGGCCGTCTACACACGGGAGTCCGCGCGGCCCTGGACACTGTCCGATGTGGACAAAGCGGCGCAGGATCCGTACATCCTGGCCGGATACGGCGAGCTGGTCGCGACGGCGAGGGCGGCCGGATTCGCCGTCGACGCCGCGGTTTCCGCCCTCGGGGAGGCTGACGAACGCGGCTTCGACCTGACCCCCGCCGAGCGCGCCGAAGCGGCGATCGCCATCTCGTCGGCGAAGATCGTCGCCAGCCGGGCCGCGGTCGAAACCACGAGCAAGGTCTTCGAGTTCACCGGCGCGCGGGCAACGGCGACCAAGTACGGCTTCGACCGCTTCTGGCGCAACGCCCGCACGCTGACCTTGCACGACCCCGTGACCTACAAGGCCCGCGAGGTCGGCGACCACTTCCTCAACGGGATCCCGCCGTGCCTTTCGGGGTACAGCTGA
- a CDS encoding nucleoside phosphorylase, with amino-acid sequence MSDVLPITKIPRHGLPPRALVVGDPDRATAVAGSLENAVLVGQNREYRSYTGTWKGVPVVVSSHGVGGPGALCQFGELAEAGVRTFLRLGTAGSLADGITDGDLVIAEAAVRDDGVTQQLIHPEYPAFATPEIVVALNRVAPEARRGVVWTRAAFSPLVLTLPMTEYLAARVIAIEMELSTLLVFAALRGLRAGGVLVIDGDARPEHPDPSAYDPHRDVVAEGVARATRVALDALIDVEGAE; translated from the coding sequence GTGAGCGACGTCCTGCCCATCACGAAGATCCCCCGGCACGGACTGCCGCCGCGTGCGCTGGTCGTGGGCGACCCGGACCGCGCGACCGCGGTGGCCGGATCGCTGGAGAATGCCGTCCTCGTCGGGCAGAACCGTGAATACCGCAGCTACACCGGCACCTGGAAGGGTGTCCCGGTCGTCGTGTCGTCGCACGGTGTGGGCGGCCCTGGCGCGTTGTGCCAGTTCGGTGAGCTGGCCGAGGCGGGCGTCCGCACGTTCCTGCGGCTCGGCACCGCCGGGTCGCTGGCCGACGGGATCACCGACGGCGATCTCGTCATCGCCGAGGCCGCCGTCCGCGACGACGGCGTCACCCAGCAGCTGATCCATCCGGAGTACCCGGCGTTCGCCACCCCGGAGATCGTCGTGGCGCTGAACCGCGTGGCCCCGGAGGCGCGCCGCGGCGTGGTGTGGACGCGGGCCGCGTTCAGCCCGCTGGTGCTCACCCTCCCGATGACCGAGTACCTGGCCGCGCGGGTGATCGCCATTGAGATGGAACTCTCCACGTTGCTGGTGTTCGCGGCATTGCGCGGCCTGCGGGCCGGTGGTGTGCTCGTGATCGACGGTGACGCGCGGCCCGAGCACCCCGACCCGTCGGCCTACGACCCGCATCGCGACGTCGTGGCCGAGGGGGTGGCGAGGGCTACTCGTGTCGCTCTCGACGCTCTCATCGACGTGGAAGGGGCGGAATGA
- a CDS encoding ABC transporter permease translates to MIDASLFSSALTALTPILFAALAGALCQRAGVFNISLEGSLLVGCFGAVAGSWYTGSAWIGVVVAVLAATAYSLILAIGSITFDGDPIVLGVASNLLAVGLTSFLIRTVFGTEGSFSDPALQGLGQFGPIPGQSLLVYLSWLAVPALAVLLYRHPWGLRLRGVGERPEAASSLGVNVTKYRYGVILAGGALCGLGGAQLALGSVTLFAENMTAGRGWIAVVAVMLGRAHPLGVLLAALLFGLAEAFGFRLQGIGLPQQATDAAPYVVTLVALFLSNIKRKKGQPA, encoded by the coding sequence ATGATCGACGCGAGCCTGTTCTCCTCGGCGCTCACCGCGTTGACGCCGATCCTGTTCGCCGCGCTCGCGGGCGCGCTGTGCCAGCGAGCCGGGGTCTTCAACATCTCGCTCGAAGGCTCGCTCCTGGTCGGCTGCTTCGGCGCGGTCGCCGGGAGCTGGTACACCGGCAGCGCGTGGATCGGCGTCGTCGTGGCGGTGCTCGCGGCGACGGCGTACTCGCTGATCCTCGCGATCGGCTCGATCACCTTCGACGGTGATCCGATCGTGCTGGGCGTCGCGAGCAACCTGCTCGCGGTCGGCCTGACGAGCTTCCTCATCCGCACCGTCTTCGGCACCGAGGGCTCGTTCAGCGATCCGGCGTTGCAGGGGCTGGGCCAGTTCGGGCCGATCCCCGGGCAATCGTTGCTGGTCTACCTGTCCTGGCTGGCCGTGCCCGCACTCGCGGTGCTGCTGTACCGGCATCCGTGGGGACTGCGGTTACGCGGTGTCGGCGAGCGTCCGGAAGCGGCGTCCAGTCTCGGTGTCAACGTGACCAAGTACCGCTACGGGGTGATCCTCGCCGGGGGAGCGTTGTGCGGTCTCGGCGGCGCGCAACTGGCGCTCGGCTCGGTGACGCTCTTCGCCGAGAACATGACCGCGGGCCGCGGCTGGATCGCCGTCGTCGCGGTCATGCTGGGCCGCGCGCATCCGCTCGGCGTGCTGCTCGCGGCACTCCTGTTCGGCCTCGCGGAGGCCTTCGGTTTCCGGCTCCAGGGCATCGGGTTGCCGCAGCAGGCCACCGACGCCGCCCCGTACGTGGTCACGCTCGTGGCGCTGTTCCTGTCCAACATCAAGCGCAAGAAGGGACAGCCCGCGTGA
- a CDS encoding ABC transporter permease has translation MTRVRLVAVPVAAALVLGAILLLATGTDPLAAYGAILSGAFGPDGIGDTLAYAVPVAGMATALAIPLRAGMVNLGGEGQLVLGAVSALAVGLYVPGSGPVKVILALLAGVLAGAAYAALAAVCENRLGVPLLISTLLLSYPAMSLAGYLVRFPMKDAGSSLPQSPQLTEGARLPEIDGVTTGIFLVVGVIAVYTVIDARTPAGFETKVTGWAPRFAAYAGIDRPKLTLRLLAASGGTAGLVGAIAILGFPYRFIDGALITPQYTWIGLLAALLAGASPLGTLLAAVFFAALTSGGFAMERATQVPRELTAVLQAVLIIFLAATSGVFKRKARRA, from the coding sequence ATGACCCGCGTCCGCCTCGTCGCCGTCCCGGTCGCCGCCGCGCTGGTGCTCGGCGCGATCCTGTTGCTGGCCACCGGAACCGATCCGCTGGCCGCGTACGGGGCGATCCTCTCCGGCGCGTTCGGCCCCGACGGCATCGGCGACACCCTCGCCTACGCCGTCCCGGTCGCCGGGATGGCGACAGCGCTCGCCATCCCGCTGCGCGCGGGCATGGTGAACCTCGGCGGTGAGGGGCAGCTGGTGCTCGGCGCGGTCAGCGCGCTCGCCGTCGGCCTGTACGTGCCCGGTTCGGGGCCGGTGAAGGTGATCCTCGCGCTGCTCGCGGGCGTCCTCGCCGGAGCCGCGTACGCCGCGCTGGCCGCGGTCTGCGAGAACCGGCTCGGTGTCCCGTTGCTGATCAGCACGCTGTTGCTGAGCTATCCGGCGATGTCGCTCGCCGGGTATCTGGTGCGTTTTCCGATGAAGGACGCCGGTTCCAGCCTGCCGCAGAGCCCGCAGCTGACCGAAGGCGCGCGGTTGCCCGAAATCGACGGCGTGACGACCGGGATCTTCCTCGTGGTGGGGGTGATCGCGGTCTACACGGTGATCGACGCCCGCACTCCCGCCGGTTTCGAGACGAAGGTGACCGGCTGGGCGCCGCGGTTCGCCGCCTACGCCGGGATCGACCGGCCGAAACTCACCCTGCGGCTGCTGGCCGCCTCGGGCGGGACGGCCGGGCTGGTCGGCGCCATCGCCATCCTCGGCTTCCCGTACCGGTTCATCGACGGCGCGCTGATCACGCCGCAGTACACCTGGATCGGGCTGCTGGCGGCGCTGCTCGCCGGGGCCAGCCCGCTCGGAACGCTCCTCGCGGCGGTCTTCTTCGCGGCCCTGACCAGCGGCGGCTTCGCGATGGAACGCGCCACCCAGGTCCCGCGCGAACTGACCGCGGTCCTGCAGGCGGTGCTGATCATCTTCCTGGCGGCGACGTCGGGCGTCTTCAAGCGGAAGGCGAGGCGGGCATGA
- a CDS encoding ABC transporter ATP-binding protein: protein MTPPSPDAVSLRGIVKRFPGVLANDHVDLDVGSGEIHALMGENGAGKSTLMSVLYGLHRPDEGTISLHGEEVSFGSPAQAIDAGVGMVQQGFALFGELTVTENVVFGSEPTRRGLLDRKAATARVTELIERHELRLRPGDRVRDLPVGLRQRVEILKLLYREAGVLILDEPTAVLTPPETERLFGVLRALAAEDRTILLVSHKLQEVLAVSDHVTVLRDGRVSARGRTADQTAAGLAAAMTGREVDLDRAHTAGTPGDTVLEARSLTVPGTEGKPLLDNVSLTVRAGEIVGVAGVAGNGQAELSGAITGLLNTGGTIVLKGQKLDGLSVRARRDAGLAHVPEDRAEVGSAPTASLRENLAVGFHRKRPLVRKGFLRREAIDDHASAIIEDYDVRASGPAAAMGTLSGGNQQKAIFGRELTHDAPFLLVEQPTRGVDVGAIENIHTRLAAHRDAGHAVLLISAELSEILALSDRVLVLFEGRIVAEFSKDEADQHTIGLAMAGGAG from the coding sequence ATGACCCCGCCAAGTCCTGACGCCGTCTCACTCCGGGGGATCGTCAAGCGGTTCCCCGGAGTGCTCGCGAACGACCACGTGGACCTCGACGTCGGCAGCGGCGAGATCCACGCCCTGATGGGCGAGAACGGCGCGGGCAAGTCGACCCTCATGTCCGTGCTCTACGGTCTGCACCGGCCCGACGAGGGCACGATCTCCCTGCATGGCGAGGAAGTCTCCTTCGGCTCGCCCGCGCAGGCCATCGACGCCGGTGTCGGCATGGTGCAGCAGGGTTTCGCGCTGTTCGGCGAACTCACCGTCACCGAGAACGTCGTGTTCGGCAGCGAACCGACCCGCCGCGGTCTGCTGGACCGCAAGGCGGCGACGGCCCGCGTCACCGAACTGATCGAACGGCACGAACTGCGGCTGCGGCCGGGGGACCGGGTCCGTGACCTGCCGGTCGGGCTCCGGCAGCGCGTCGAGATCCTCAAACTGCTGTACCGCGAGGCCGGTGTGCTGATCCTCGACGAACCGACCGCCGTGCTGACCCCGCCCGAGACCGAGCGGCTGTTCGGCGTGCTGCGCGCCCTCGCCGCCGAGGACCGCACGATCCTCTTGGTGTCGCACAAACTCCAGGAGGTCCTCGCCGTCAGCGACCACGTCACGGTGCTGCGGGACGGCCGCGTCAGTGCCCGCGGGCGCACCGCGGACCAGACGGCCGCCGGGCTCGCCGCGGCGATGACCGGACGCGAGGTCGACCTCGATCGTGCCCATACGGCCGGGACGCCCGGTGACACGGTCCTCGAAGCCCGTTCTCTGACAGTTCCCGGTACGGAAGGAAAACCGTTGCTGGACAACGTGTCCCTGACCGTGCGCGCCGGGGAGATCGTCGGTGTCGCCGGGGTCGCGGGCAACGGGCAGGCCGAACTCTCCGGCGCCATCACCGGTCTCCTGAACACCGGCGGCACCATCGTCCTCAAAGGACAGAAGCTTGACGGGCTGTCGGTCCGCGCGCGGAGGGATGCCGGGCTCGCCCACGTCCCGGAAGATCGTGCCGAGGTCGGCTCGGCGCCCACGGCGAGCCTCCGGGAGAACCTCGCCGTCGGCTTCCACCGCAAGCGCCCCTTGGTGCGCAAGGGATTCCTGCGACGCGAGGCGATCGACGACCACGCGTCGGCGATCATCGAGGACTACGACGTCCGCGCGTCCGGCCCCGCCGCCGCGATGGGCACGCTGTCCGGCGGTAACCAGCAGAAAGCGATCTTCGGCCGCGAACTCACCCACGACGCGCCCTTCCTGCTGGTCGAACAGCCCACGCGTGGGGTCGACGTCGGCGCGATCGAAAACATCCACACCCGGCTCGCCGCCCATCGCGACGCCGGGCACGCCGTCCTGCTGATCTCCGCCGAGCTCAGCGAGATCCTCGCGTTGTCGGATCGGGTGCTGGTGCTGTTCGAGGGCCGGATCGTCGCGGAGTTCTCCAAGGACGAGGCCGATCAGCACACGATCGGCCTCGCGATGGCCGGAGGTGCCGGATGA